The nucleotide sequence AGCACGCAGCTTGCCGGAGTCCACTACCTCTTTCACCACTTCTGGAAGGCCGACCTCCTCAATAATAATCTCACCTTTATTTAAACGCTCAACAACTTGTTTGTTGACGTCTACTCCTACGACCGAAAAACCGGCACGCGCAAAAACAGCCGCTGTCGGCAGACCAATATATCCTAATCCAATGACGCAAATTTTTTGCATGTGAAAAAATCCTTTCTAACAGAAGTTGTTCAAAACGGGCGGATTACTATGAATAGTTCCCCTGTATTCCTACAGCCATCGCTAATTGCTTGAATTTCTTTTCCTGCCGTTTTGAACGTCTATCCTATGCCAGTATAATTGAATTTCATTGCTTCCAATAGTATAGCAAATTCACTTTCAGCTTGCACTAATTTCATTGAATGTCCTTGCTATCAATGATAGAATGATCTGTAGCTTTTTAAGCATTTGATTTGAAGGAGGACATCCGTTTGAAGGTTGTGATTTCGGGATTTTATGGATTAGGCAATACCGGTGATGAAGCGATCCTGGAAGCGATTGTAGATAATTTACGAAATGAGATAAAAGACATAGATATTACTGTGTTTTCCTTGTCGCCGGAGCAGACGGCAAAAGAGCACAATGTCAAGACCGTCTACCGCGGCTGGCGCCATGATAACAAAGGAAAAATCCGGGCGCTGCGGCAAGCGGATCTATTGATCAGCGGCGGCGGCGGCTTGCTGCAGGATACATATCCGACGAAGTTTTTGTTCGGCCCGCTTCCTTATTATTTGCTTATCGCTTTTTTAGCAAAGCTGTGCGGAGCGAAGGTCATGTTCTTTTCACAGGGCATTGGACCCGTCACTTCGACATGGGGCAAAATTCTAATGAAAGTGTTCGCCAACCGTGCTGATTTCGTGACAGTGCGCGACCAGTACTCCAAAGATTACTTGCATAACCTCGGCGTGAAGCGGCCGGAAACGGTTGTAACAGCGGATATCGTTTTTGCTTTCCAAAAGAAGCCGGACGATTCTTGCTTGAAGAGCCTGTCGCTGAAGGGCCATGAAAAGCTTGTAGCCGTATCGACACGGCCTTGGTTTGAACACGATGATTATTATGGCAAGCTCGCTGAAGTGCTAGATGAACTCATTGCGACAGAAGGCATCACCCCGGTATTCGTGCCGATGGAAGGCCACCATGATGTGGATGCGTCCAAGCGCGTCATGCAGATGATGACACGGGCGGATGACTGCTTCCTGCTCGGCGGGGACTTTACGCCGAACCAGTATTTGAATTTTATCGGCGAATGCGAAATGACGATTGGCCTGCGCCTGCATTCCTTGATCTTCTCGGCGCTTTCCCATGTGCCTCATATCGGCATCAGCTATGATAAAAAAGTGGAAAGCCTCTTAAAGCGCTCCGGCATGTGGGAATATTCTTTCCCTTTAGAAGCATTTGATCCGGCAAAAATGAAAGAAAATGCCCGTTACGTGCTTGCCAATCGCAGTGAGCTCAGTAAAGTGGTGGCCGGCAATGCAGCTGAAATGCGCAGAGAGGCCTTGGAAAATATCGAACTATTAAAGAAAAAATTTATGTGAAGCGAGGGTTTTTGATGAAGATTTTGCTTGCGACGGTCTACCATTATCCACATACAGGCGGCTTGTCGGTTCACGTGGCAACGCTGAAAGCCGGGTTAGAGGCGCGCGGCCATGAAGTGGATATTCTTTCTTTTTCTGATATACCCGAGTTTGAACAAAAAGCGAAGGTGCGCGGACCGGGCTTTTTAATGAATAAACTATCTAAAGGAAAAGGCTTTGTGTACGGCTTGAAAGCACGGAAAAAAATGCTGCAAAAGCTGATGGAACAAGTGAAGCACAAAAATTACGACATCGTGAACGCCCAGGAAGTATATGCGACATTCGCAGCGCTCGATGCCGGTCTTCCAGTTGTATCCACAGTACACGGCTACCTAACATATGAGGCGCTCAGTGCCGGCAACATTTTAAAGGGTAGCCCGGAAGAACGCTTTTTAATGGAAGAAGAAGTAAAAGCTTACCGCAGTACGCGTGCGATCATTACGGTGGATACGCGCATTAAAGAATATGTAGAACGGGAAGCAGGCGTGACGGGTACCGCCATCCGCAACTTCATTAATGTAGACGACTTCCGCCCGGACACAGAAAACAAAGCGGCCTACCGCAAGAAGCACGGTGTATCCGACGACGCTCCTGTCTTTTTCGTGCCGCGGCGATTAACGAAGAAAAACGGCGTCATCTATCCGATTCTCTCCTTGCCGGCTGTATTGGAGAAATACCCGAACGCCCAGTTGATCTACGCGGGAACCGGTGAAGCAATGGATGAAATGAAGCGCTTGATCGCTGAAAGAAAGATTGAAAACAATGTGACATTGCTCGGAGCGATTCCGCATGATGTCATTAAAGAGTATTACGCACTGGCAGATGTTATTTTAGTGCCGAGTGTTCACTCTGCCGGCGTGGAAGAAGCCACATCGATTTCCGCCCTGGAAGCCATGGGCTCCGGCCAGCCACTTATCGCCTGTGCTGTCGGCGGCTTAAAGGAAATCGTCGATCATAACGTGGACGGCCTTCTCGTCGAGGAAAAAAATGTGGAAGAGTTATCCGCTGCTATGGTTGAGCTGCTGGATGACCCAGAAAAAGGACGACAGCTCGCTGAACGGGCCCGTGCGAAGATTGAAGCTGAATACTCGCACCTTGCAGCTGCTGAAAAATATGAACAAATTTACCTTGGAGCAAAATAATGAATCCCCCGCGCCGATTGGCCGCGGGGGGTTTTCTTTAGTTCGTCCCTTTTCTAATAAAAAGGAAGCATGTTGTATAGCCAGGCTTCCAGCTTTTGAACCTTCAGCGGGATGACCCGCTTTTTATGATCGTTTTTTACTCTTTTCCTATAGAAAGAGCTCCGAAAGATCTCTCTTCCGGAGCTTGATGTTTAAAAATTAATCGCTCGTGCTAATGTGCTAACCGTATGAATAGCCTCAAAATCAAGCCCCAGCTGGACAGCTGTCTGAGCAATTTCTGGACGGATGCCAGATAGAGTGGATTTGACTCCAATCAAATTTAGGGCCTCAATCAATTGGAACAGCTGGTAAGCCACCATCGTGTCGATCATGACCACACCAGAGATATCAATCAGCAGGTGACTCACTCGCAGCTTCGCACACTGCTTTAATGTATTTTCTAAAATAAACTTGGCTCGTTGCGTGTCAATGTCACCGACTAGCGGCAACAGAGCTGTTCCACCTTTTAGCATAATGACCGGCGAGCTAAGTTCATTAATCATTTCTCGCTGAGCCTTAAGCATTTTTGATTGATACATATACGTTTCTTCAGTAAATTTGAGGATAACGTTATCAAACGCTTTGACGAACTTATCCTTCCACTGATCCACAAGCTCATCGCTGACATCCTCATTGTTTCTGGCGAATTCATGGATAAATTCCATATAGAGAAGGCGCACCCTCATAAACTCGCGGATAATAAAGTGAATCGGTGTATTGAGGTGTTCCTTGCTTCGGGATACTTCAAAAATCCAGTCATCAAACTTCTTATAAAAAACAGATTCCTCTTCAATGAGGAGATTGCACAAATAGCCATGGAACTTAAAATTTTGTTCCTTTAACTCAGCAATCACATCAGGGTCATTGGAAGCGTACACACCGGATGGATCACTTTTATCTAGCGAATCATACCATTCTTCTGTCAGTTGTTTCGCCTTTCCTGTTAAGAAATCATACATTCTTTTATTTAATTCCACTCGTTTCCCCCCTAACCGGCATATTTCTCTATCGTTCATTATATATCAATTAAAAAGACGAAACCAAAGAAAAGTTTAAACAGGCCAAAAGAAAGAAATAGATAGAGTAACAACTGTAGGAGGGACTGTATGGAATTGTTAAAGGTAGACGGAAAAGTGAACGTGGGAAAACTAGCATCGAGTGTCCTATTGCCTGTGGTCGGCGGATCCATCGTCGGTTTTCTGGCGACAAGAAACGCCAAAAAAGAATATAAAAGCTTAAAAAAGCCAAGCTTTGCTCCTCCATCGTGGGTATTCCCAGCAGCCTGGACAGGGTTATACACAACGATGGGCATTGCGCGTTACCGGGCGTCAGCAAAGGTAGAACAGAAAGAGCGTCTTCTCCCCTACGATATCCAGCTCGGTCTGAACTTTCTCTGGTCGTTCTTGTTCTTTAAATGGGAACTGCGCGGAGCCGCTTTTGCAGAAATTGCACTGCTCCTCGGGATGATCACGTTAACCGCCTATGAGTTTTACCAATTGGACCACACTGCCGGAAATTTAATGATCCCTTATGCCGCCTGGGTCGCATTTGCCCTCAGCTTAAATTATTCTATGTGGAAAATGAACTAAAACGCCGCGCCATGCGGCGTTTTAGTTTGTCGACAAAAGGGGGGCGGAATAAGATCGTTCCAAACCCTGTTGGTTGGAATGGAAGGCGCAAAGACTCCTGCGGGATCAGCGGGACAGGTGAGACCCCGCAGGCACTTTCGCGGCGAGGAGGCTCATCACCTGCCCCGCGGAAAGCGAAGCGCCTGGAACGAAAATCAACAGCCCGATTCACAAGCAAAATAAAAACGACTGCAGACAAACTCTCGAATTTCATTGAGTTTGTCTGCAGTCTGAAACGCCGCGCCATGCGGCTTTTTTTATGAACGGCCACCAGGAATGAAGATGCATTCTTTTGTTCATTATGAGCGAATCGATCTACTTGATGATCACAGCAGACGCTTAACTTCCCAGCTGATTTACGGTATTATTAAGTATTGGGTTTTTCATTCCTATTTTATATTGAGGTGGGTTTTGTGTCGTTGAAAAAGACGGCTCTCTGGCTTGGTTTGCTTGCGCTTGTTGTCAAGCTTTCCGGCTTTTTGAGAGAGAGTATTATTGCAAGGGAGTTTGGAGCCAGTCATTATACAGATGGATACTTGCTGGCATTTTCATTTATCACGCTTGTGATTGCTATGATTTCCGGCGGATTTAATAATGTGTTTTTGCCTATGTATGTCAAAAACCGGAAGGACGAGCCCGAGAAAACAGAACGAAACGCAAACGCGATCATGAACTTGACCGTTCTGCTCTTCCTTGTCATTTCTGTTGTCGGGTGGCTGCTGGCCCCTTACCTTGTGCCGGTCATCTATGGCAAAATGCCGCCGGCTACAGCTGAAATTGCCATTTCAGTTACCCGTTTCTTCTTCCTGTTTATGAGTGCGATCGCGCTCAACGGAATTCTCGATTCTTATTTGCAAGGACGGCGGATTTTTGTGCCTTCCCAAATCTCCAAGCTGTCCGCTACACTGATGGGTGCCATCTTTGCTTTGCTCTTTTCCGATCAGTGGGGCATTAACAGCCTGGCATACGGATTTATTTTCGGTACAGTTCTCGGTATTCTCATTCAGCTCTTCTTCCTTTGGAAAAAAGGCTGGCGCTGGCATCCTGCATTGAAAGTCGAGGAGCAATTTCAGCGGGCTTTTCTCGTATTGCTCGTTCCTTCTTTGCTTAATTCAGTAGTTGGCCAGATTAATATGTTTGTCAATAAATCGTTTGCTGTTAGTACCATTCCTGGGGCAGCCACTTATTTAAATAACGCGTCCCTGATTACGAGTATTCCGCACACGATTTATGGAACAACGATTGCGGTTATTATTTTTACCTTATTGTCTGAACAAGTCGATGAGCAGAAAAAATTCCAAAATACCTTTTTTATGGGCATGCAAGTTTCCCTGCTCACTTTAGCCCCTATCGCAGCCGGGTTGTTTTTAGTCGGACAGGAAGCCATTTCTTTCATCTTTGAGCGAGGAAAGTTTACCGCTCAGGATTCGTATAACACGTATCTCGCTCTCGTGTACTACTTGCCGACCATTGTTACTCAAGGACTTCAGTACATTGTGTCGAAATCAATGTATGCACGCGGGAAGACAAAAGTGGTTTTCCGGATTAGTGTAACGACCATCGCTTTGAACGCGCTTTTAAACTGGCTGTTCGTCGGTCCTTTCGGCTATCCTGGACTGGCGCTGACAGGATCGTTTGTATCGATTTATTATTTAGTTGTCAGTACGATATTCGTATACAAAGACTTTGAGAAAAATGAAGCAGCACGGCTGCTCGGTCTCGTTGTTCGCGTGCTGATTGTGACAGCCTTCATGGTCATTCCGCTATATGTATTAAAAATATTTACGCCGATTTCCCAATTGTATTCACTCTGGCAGCTCGCTATTATCGTTCCGCTCGGCGCGCTACTTTATATAGTCGGTCTCTTCCTCTTCTATAAGGAAGGATTTAATCAATTACTGAACCTTCTCAAGCGAAAAACACGTGCACAAGGCAGGTGAACAAAATGAAAGGTTGGATGTTGGCGGCCTTTGCAGTCATTCTCCTGCTAGCAGGCTGCTCGGAAGAAGACAACAGCAGCCAGGCTGCAGCGACGGTGACTGTGCCGCTCGGCGAGTTGAATCTCATTCTCGCTCAACATTTACCACTGCAAAATAAGAAAGAATCCAGCCTCTCTTCCTTTTATAAAGATGTGCTTTACACTTATAATTGGGGGGATCGCGGCCAGTTAAGGGTGAAGGTGCGCACGCTTAACAACGGGGATCGCTTCGTGATGATGCAGCTGAGGAATATGTCGAACGCACCGCTTTCCCTGGAGTCCAAGGTGAAAGACCCTCGGGCTGACGATTACTACTTTATCAATTGGCACCGGGAGATAAAAGCGCGAAAGCATGATCCAGTGATCGGCAACGATGTGACAACCCCTCCTTCCGGCCTGCTTCGTTACTCAGTGGATGGCGACTTTTTATATGAGGCAGTCGTCAGTAAACAATATCATTCAAGGACCAAAACACAGTTGTATGATAATGGGGAACAAAGCGTCGTGCGGGAACTGACAGCCGAAAAAGAAGCCCTTCAGCATGATGCATCTGGTTTCTCTTTTTCACTGGAAGCACCGCCGAAGCAAATGGCAGAGCAATGGTTCTTACTGGCGAAAGAACCTTTATTTAAAGCCGGGGATCACTTAAGCAGCTGGATTGACTTCCAGCATGTTCATTATAAAGAAGTGAATAACTGGTTCACAGTCAACGGAGCCATGAAAAAACTCCCGTGGTCGATTGAGCCTTTTACAAAGAAAGGCTATGGCCGCCACCTCGGTACGCTAATTGAAAAAGAAGCGATTGATCGCTATTTTAAATTCGGGGATCGCTATTTTTATGATTTGATGGTCCAATCAACGGCTAATTTGCTCGAGTACCGCCAAGAGCAAAAAAGCTCGGTCTGGAAAACAGAATACACGAGCACTTGGCTGAAACAAAAGTATGATATTACTTCTTCTTATGTAGATACACGTCATAATGAATTAATCTCTTTGTACTTATACCGGATCGGCAAAGAATTTGATGAAAAAGAACTAATGAAGGCTTTGCCAACTTATGCAGATTACTTGTTGAACTTAATTGCGATTAAGAATATTGTTCCTACTACAGAAGGCTATTTGCCTGCTGATTACTATTCGCCACACCAGGGCAAGCAATTTATCCATACATCGCTTAATCACGCACTCGGTGAAGCAAATATGTTTATCGACGCGTATAAAGCGACGGGCAATAAAAAATACTTGCTCGCTGCCCGTGAAATCCGCCTGGGCATTGAATCACTCGGCACGAAATGGATTCGGCCTAACGGAGATCTATGGTACCAGGTCAATCGTGATCTTACCTTTGATGGCAATGATTATGAGCAACTGACGTTAGACGATCTTGAACGCCACGAGAAAAGGTGGCAGGCGCTCGGCGGTAACAAGAGCCCTGTTCTGCAAAAATTAATAAAAAGCAAACGAAAAGCCATCCGGTAATTTCCGGATGGCTTTCTTTGATGAGTGCCCCCTGTTTTTATGCACAAGGCTTTAGGCATACAAATCCCCCTCCAAAGTGATGGAGGGGGGATGTCATTTATTTGGCAATTGGCAGCGGCGTCACGTATTGAGAGAACACATAAGCCTCTTTATATCGCAATTCGTCAGAAATGATCTTTTGCCATCCAGAAGCAGGAGCACCGATCATAACGACCGGCATACCAGCTTCTCTATACTTGAATTGGATCGCACCGTTCGGAGTAGAACGAACGTTTAATCCTTCGACATTCGTTAAGCCAATTTGGTATTTTCCGAAGTCTTTTTTCCCTAAGGCTTGGTCGATACGATACATGTGGCCGGCAACTTTTCCGCCCCATGCAATATCAGATGCATATTTCACATTAATACCGACACCTTTATTCCCGGCGGCCGCACCGTTGGAAACACTTTGTTTCCAAGCTCCCACAGGGTTCGGCACAACATAGCGGTCATTCAGATAGCCATCGGCTAAATGGTTAACACTGGCTACCGGAGATGGGAACGACTTTCCTTCTTCTGGCTTGCTGTCATAGACGGCAATGCCGAACAAGTTATTATTTACTTGTGCATGTCGGCTCATGCCGTAATCACTTTCATGAATGGCCATCGCCAAGACTAACAAGGCATTGATACGTTTTTCGGCTTCTACCTTCTTAAGCGTAGCGCCAAGGCCGATTAATTTGCTCTTTTTCGTTGCGTCCTTATATTTGGCAAGCCCTGTCGCTTGTCTTTCTGCTAGAGCTTTTTTGATATAGCTATCAAGCTGTGCAGCTGTATAATTTGTTGTTGTGCGGGCGGATAAAAATTGGAAATATTGATAAGCCGTACCGGCTACCCGTCCTTGATCATTATAGAAAGTGGCGTTATCCCAGCTATAGTATTTCTGATTAGCATTCAGGAAGCTCGGTGCTTTTCCAGCCACATAAGATACATAGCTTTTCGATGCAGGCTGATACATGAAATGCTGCAATTCTCCATTGCTCACCCGATAATAACTGCGGCCCGGTGCTCCTTCAAAAGGAACAAGCGTGCTATCGCTGTGCTTCATGTAATAGTCTCTGCCTCCGAGCGACGCTTTTACATAGCTGTCGGTTGAAGTAATATATTTTAGTTCGGCTCCTTTGACAGCATAAGACCGAGCTGTAACGAAACCTGGTTCACTGTACAGGTTAACGGTTGCACCGCTGTTGCCAGCAAACACCATGCCGCCATTTGTCGGCATATAGATGATTTTTTTATTCTTCAAGACCAACTCTTGTCCCCGTTGCTCCATCACTTGTTTAGCCGCAGCGAAGGTGCTGTACGAACCGGAAGCATAGGTCAGCTTGCCGCTCGCATCAATGGTCGCCACCTGATAAGCTCCCGTTGGTGATGGTGTTGGCTCTTCTTTCGGAGGGTCAGGCGTTGGAACAGGCGGTGGCGTTGGTTCCGGTGAAGGATCCGGCTCCGTGCTGCCCGATGTTTTCTTTGCTTCTAACAGGCGGTAAATAAAGGCGGCCGCATGATCACGTCTCGCGTTTTCCATAGGATTAAACGTGGTCGCGGAATAACCGCGAATAATATTCAACACATAGTTTTTGCCAATTGCTACTTTATGGGCGGAGCTTAAATCCTTAATATCGGTAAAAGGGGCCGCCGTGTATTTCACATCCATTTTTAAATAGTCCAACGCATTGCTGATCATTAAAGCCATGTCTTTTCTTGTAATTAAATCGTCTGGATGGAACCGTCCATCTGATCCGCCGTTGACAATTTTCGCAGCGGCGGCCGCATTAATGCCAGCGGAAAGCTTTAATGAAGGCGATACGTCTTTAAAGACCGATGGACCTGAAGGCAAGTCAAGTGCTCTCGTTAAAAATGTCGCAAACTCTGCCCTTGTTACGCTTTGATGCGGTCTAAAATCCCCGTCCTGATAACCTTGCATAATTCCCTGGTCAATCATTGCTTGTATTTCATCCTTCATGGCCGCTTGCGGGTTTAAAGGCGCGATAGCCGGGAATAATAAACTTAATGATATAGCTAAAGCAATCGCTTTTTTCTTTTTCAAAGTAATACTCCTTTCTAGAAACTAGTCTTTTGCACTCTCTTATTCTATCGGTCTCATTCAAGAATTTAATAGAATAAATGGATAATTTTTATAGAATGCTGATTAAAAAATAGCCCCGGAATAATTTCCAAGGCTATGATTCTTCTATTATTTTGCATTCATCGCATTATAGATAGCAGCTGAGAATGCCTCACGAGTTGCACGGTGATCGCCATAGTATTTTTCAGTTTTAAAGATACCTGTTTTATCGATCACGCTCATTGTCACAATTGGTTCATATGCCCAGTAACCGCTTTTAATTTCAGCGTATGGATTAGAGGCAGCAGCTGCATTGCCAAGCTTTAATTCAAAAGCTTTTTGGACAATAACGGCCATCTCTGTCCGGCTCATGTAAGCTTCTGGACGGAATGTTTTATCAGGGTAACCATTGATGATGCCAGCTTCACGAATAGCGGCAATGTCTACTGCAAAGCGGTTAGATTTCGGTACATCTTTGAAATGGCTCATAATTTCCGGCTTGCCCTTCAATACACGGTTGATAATGGCTGCGGCTTGTCCGCGTGTAACCGGCTCATCTGGTCTGAATGTATAATCATCAAATCCTTGGATGATATTTTGATCTGTCAACGTTGTAATGGCATCGTACGTAAGAGCTGTTTTTGGTACATCCTTGAAACCGTCAAAATACTCAACAACACGTTTTGAGCCCGCATATTTTGGACCCCAATAGTTATCATTTAAAGAAACTAAAGCAATTCCTTTACTAGAGGTTGCATTTAATACCATATTGTTTCCTGCATAAATACCAACGTGGGAAATCCCCGCTCTGTAAGTATTTTGAAGAAAACTAGATCTCCAGGTACTAACTCGCTCTTTGAAACAGCTGTACCGATTTTATATTGTTGATCTGTTGTTCTTGGAATAGAAATGCCAGCTGAGTGCTTATATACATATTGAGTGAAGCCGGAACAATCAAATCCTCTTGGCGTTGTTCCACCAAATACATAAGGGACACCCATGAATTTCTTTCCGTACTCTACTAATGATGCTCCAATTGACGTTGCTGCTTGTGCTTCTGTATGTGAAAGTGCTGGTATGGCGACTGGTGCGGTTGTCATTAACATAAACGAAGCTAATCCACTTGCTACGATTTTTTTAAATTTACCCACTGTAAACCCCCTGC is from Bacillus sp. PK3_68 and encodes:
- the csaB gene encoding polysaccharide pyruvyl transferase CsaB encodes the protein MKVVISGFYGLGNTGDEAILEAIVDNLRNEIKDIDITVFSLSPEQTAKEHNVKTVYRGWRHDNKGKIRALRQADLLISGGGGLLQDTYPTKFLFGPLPYYLLIAFLAKLCGAKVMFFSQGIGPVTSTWGKILMKVFANRADFVTVRDQYSKDYLHNLGVKRPETVVTADIVFAFQKKPDDSCLKSLSLKGHEKLVAVSTRPWFEHDDYYGKLAEVLDELIATEGITPVFVPMEGHHDVDASKRVMQMMTRADDCFLLGGDFTPNQYLNFIGECEMTIGLRLHSLIFSALSHVPHIGISYDKKVESLLKRSGMWEYSFPLEAFDPAKMKENARYVLANRSELSKVVAGNAAEMRREALENIELLKKKFM
- a CDS encoding C40 family peptidase, translating into MGKFKKIVASGLASFMLMTTAPVAIPALSHTEAQAATSIGASLVEYGKKFMGVPYVFGGTTPRGFDCSGFTQYVYKHSAGISIPRTTDQQYKIGTAVSKSELVPGDLVFFKILTERGFPTLVFMQETIWY
- a CDS encoding glycosyltransferase family 4 protein yields the protein MKILLATVYHYPHTGGLSVHVATLKAGLEARGHEVDILSFSDIPEFEQKAKVRGPGFLMNKLSKGKGFVYGLKARKKMLQKLMEQVKHKNYDIVNAQEVYATFAALDAGLPVVSTVHGYLTYEALSAGNILKGSPEERFLMEEEVKAYRSTRAIITVDTRIKEYVEREAGVTGTAIRNFINVDDFRPDTENKAAYRKKHGVSDDAPVFFVPRRLTKKNGVIYPILSLPAVLEKYPNAQLIYAGTGEAMDEMKRLIAERKIENNVTLLGAIPHDVIKEYYALADVILVPSVHSAGVEEATSISALEAMGSGQPLIACAVGGLKEIVDHNVDGLLVEEKNVEELSAAMVELLDDPEKGRQLAERARAKIEAEYSHLAAAEKYEQIYLGAK
- a CDS encoding STAS domain-containing protein — translated: MELNKRMYDFLTGKAKQLTEEWYDSLDKSDPSGVYASNDPDVIAELKEQNFKFHGYLCNLLIEEESVFYKKFDDWIFEVSRSKEHLNTPIHFIIREFMRVRLLYMEFIHEFARNNEDVSDELVDQWKDKFVKAFDNVILKFTEETYMYQSKMLKAQREMINELSSPVIMLKGGTALLPLVGDIDTQRAKFILENTLKQCAKLRVSHLLIDISGVVMIDTMVAYQLFQLIEALNLIGVKSTLSGIRPEIAQTAVQLGLDFEAIHTVSTLARAINF
- a CDS encoding S-layer homology domain-containing protein, whose protein sequence is MVLNATSSKGIALVSLNDNYWGPKYAGSKRVVEYFDGFKDVPKTALTYDAITTLTDQNIIQGFDDYTFRPDEPVTRGQAAAIINRVLKGKPEIMSHFKDVPKSNRFAVDIAAIREAGIINGYPDKTFRPEAYMSRTEMAVIVQKAFELKLGNAAAASNPYAEIKSGYWAYEPIVTMSVIDKTGIFKTEKYYGDHRATREAFSAAIYNAMNAK
- a CDS encoding S-layer homology domain-containing protein translates to MKKKKAIALAISLSLLFPAIAPLNPQAAMKDEIQAMIDQGIMQGYQDGDFRPHQSVTRAEFATFLTRALDLPSGPSVFKDVSPSLKLSAGINAAAAAKIVNGGSDGRFHPDDLITRKDMALMISNALDYLKMDVKYTAAPFTDIKDLSSAHKVAIGKNYVLNIIRGYSATTFNPMENARRDHAAAFIYRLLEAKKTSGSTEPDPSPEPTPPPVPTPDPPKEEPTPSPTGAYQVATIDASGKLTYASGSYSTFAAAKQVMEQRGQELVLKNKKIIYMPTNGGMVFAGNSGATVNLYSEPGFVTARSYAVKGAELKYITSTDSYVKASLGGRDYYMKHSDSTLVPFEGAPGRSYYRVSNGELQHFMYQPASKSYVSYVAGKAPSFLNANQKYYSWDNATFYNDQGRVAGTAYQYFQFLSARTTTNYTAAQLDSYIKKALAERQATGLAKYKDATKKSKLIGLGATLKKVEAEKRINALLVLAMAIHESDYGMSRHAQVNNNLFGIAVYDSKPEEGKSFPSPVASVNHLADGYLNDRYVVPNPVGAWKQSVSNGAAAGNKGVGINVKYASDIAWGGKVAGHMYRIDQALGKKDFGKYQIGLTNVEGLNVRSTPNGAIQFKYREAGMPVVMIGAPASGWQKIISDELRYKEAYVFSQYVTPLPIAK
- a CDS encoding TspO/MBR family protein, giving the protein MELLKVDGKVNVGKLASSVLLPVVGGSIVGFLATRNAKKEYKSLKKPSFAPPSWVFPAAWTGLYTTMGIARYRASAKVEQKERLLPYDIQLGLNFLWSFLFFKWELRGAAFAEIALLLGMITLTAYEFYQLDHTAGNLMIPYAAWVAFALSLNYSMWKMN
- the murJ gene encoding murein biosynthesis integral membrane protein MurJ, with amino-acid sequence MSLKKTALWLGLLALVVKLSGFLRESIIAREFGASHYTDGYLLAFSFITLVIAMISGGFNNVFLPMYVKNRKDEPEKTERNANAIMNLTVLLFLVISVVGWLLAPYLVPVIYGKMPPATAEIAISVTRFFFLFMSAIALNGILDSYLQGRRIFVPSQISKLSATLMGAIFALLFSDQWGINSLAYGFIFGTVLGILIQLFFLWKKGWRWHPALKVEEQFQRAFLVLLVPSLLNSVVGQINMFVNKSFAVSTIPGAATYLNNASLITSIPHTIYGTTIAVIIFTLLSEQVDEQKKFQNTFFMGMQVSLLTLAPIAAGLFLVGQEAISFIFERGKFTAQDSYNTYLALVYYLPTIVTQGLQYIVSKSMYARGKTKVVFRISVTTIALNALLNWLFVGPFGYPGLALTGSFVSIYYLVVSTIFVYKDFEKNEAARLLGLVVRVLIVTAFMVIPLYVLKIFTPISQLYSLWQLAIIVPLGALLYIVGLFLFYKEGFNQLLNLLKRKTRAQGR